The following proteins are encoded in a genomic region of Rhinolophus ferrumequinum isolate MPI-CBG mRhiFer1 chromosome 17, mRhiFer1_v1.p, whole genome shotgun sequence:
- the EPM2AIP1 gene encoding EPM2A-interacting protein 1 has protein sequence MWMTPKRSKMEVEEVQGFRPEWTQRFLVVEPPEGEGALCLVCGHLVVPICERDVRRHYEAEHHYYERYVEEGERAALVERMRQGDLPEIPPLTPEERAARAGLGLARLLALKGRGWGEGDFVYRCMEVMLRDVLPDHVSVIGGIDLSPEIIRQRVLNINENLRSQLFNRAKDFKAYSLALDDQAFVAYENYLLVFVRGVDQDLEVQEELLTIVNLTHHFSVGALMAAILEALQTAGLSLQRMVGLTTTHTLRMIGENSGLVSYMREKAVSPNCWNVIHYSGFLHLELLSSYDIDVNQIINTVSEWIVLIKTRGVRRPEFQALLTESESEHGERVNGRCLNNWLRKGKTLKVIFSLRKEIEAFLVSVGATTVHFTDKQWLCDFGFLVDIMNHLRDLSELLRVNKVFVAAAFDHICTFELKLNLLQRHIEEKNLTHFAALREVVDELKQHLKEDEKILDPDRYQVVICRLQKEFERHFKDLKFIKKDLELFANPFNFKPEYAPISVRVELTKLQANTNLWNEYRDKDLGQFYAGLPAESYPIIKGVACKVASLFDSSEICDKAFSYLTRNQHTLSQPLTDEHLHALFRIATTDTEPHWDALVRGRNQLNP, from the coding sequence ATGTGGATGACACCTAAGAGGAGCAAGATGGAAGTCGAGGAGGTTCAGGGTTTCCGGCCCGAGTGGACCCAGCGTTTCTTGGTGGTAGAGCCTCCGGAGGGCGAAGGGGCCCTGTGCCTGGTCTGTGGCCACCTCGTCGTACCCATCTGCGAACGCGACGTCAGGCGCCACTACGAGGCCGAGCATCACTACTACGAGCGGTATGTGGAGGAGGGCGAGCGCGCGGCCCTGGTGGAGCGTATGCGTCAGGGCGACTTGCCCGAGATCCCCCCGCTCACTCCCGAGGAGAGAGCTGCTCGTGCAGGCCTCGGGCTCGCCCGCCTGTTGGCCTTGAAGGGTCGCGGCTGGGGCGAGGGGGACTTTGTATACCGATGCATGGAGGTGATGCTGAGAGATGTATTGCCGGATCATGTAAGCGTCATCGGTGGCATTGATTTATCTCCAGAAATCATCCGGCAGAGGGTCCTGAACATTAACGAGAATCTACGCAGTCAGCTTTTTAACCGAGCCAAGGACTTTAAAGCCTATTCCCTTGCCTTGGACGACCAGGCTTTTGTGGCCTATGAGAACTACCTCCTGGTTTTTGTCCGCGGTGTGGACCAGGACTTGGAGGTGCAAGAAGAGCTTCTGACCATAGTCAACCTGACTCATCACTTCAGCGTCGGTGCCCTCATGGCGGCAATCCTTGAGGCCCTGCAGACAGCAGGGCTTAGCTTGCAGCGAATGGTAGGGCTAACCACAACCCACACTCTGAGGATGATTGGTGAGAACTCAGGACTGGTGTCATACATGAGAGAAAAGGCCGTAAGCCCCAACTGTTGGAATGTCATTCATTATTCGGGATTTCTTCACTTGGAACTATTGAGCTCCTATGATATAGATGTTAATCAGATCATAAATACCGTATCTGAATGGATAGTTTTGATTAAGACAAGAGgcgttagacgacctgaatttcaGGCTTTGCTAACTGAATCTGAATCAGAGCATGGCGAAAGGGTTAATGGACGATGTCTGAACAATTGGcttagaaaagggaaaactttaaaagtaatattttctctAAGGAAAGAGATAGAAGCATTCTTGGTTTCAGTAGGGGCAACAACAGTCCATTTCACAGACAAACAGTGGCTTTGTGACTTTGGCTTCTTGGTGGATATTATGAACCACCTTCGAGATCTCAGTGAACTATTGCGAGTCAATAAAGTCTTTGTGGCTGCTGCCTTTGACCATATTTGTACCTTTGAACTTAAGCTGAATTTACTTCAGAGACacattgaggaaaaaaatctaacacaCTTTGCTGCCCTCAGAGAAGTTGTTGATGAGCTTAAACAGCATcttaaagaagatgaaaaaatacTTGATCCTGATCGATATCAAGTGGTGATCTGTCGCCTACAAAAAGAATTTGAGAGACATTTCAAGGACCTCAAGTTCATTAAAAAGGACTTAGAACTTTTTGCAAATCCATTTAACTTTAAACCTGAATATGCACCTATTTCAGTAAGGGTGGAGCTCACAAAACTTCAGGCAAATACTAACCTGTGGAATGAATACAGAGACAAAGACTTGGGACAGTTCTATGCTGGATTGCCTGCTGAATCTTACCCGATTATCAAAGGGGTTGCCTGTAAAGTGGCATCCTTGTTTGATAGTAGCGAAATCTGCGACAAGGCATTTTCCTATTTGACTCGAAACCAACACACTTTGAGTCAGCCATTGACAGATGAGCATCTGCACGCCCTGTTTAGGATCGCCACAACTGATACAGAGCCACACTGGGATGCTCTTGTGCGAGGAAGAAATCAATTGAATCCATGA